One genomic window of Bacteroidota bacterium includes the following:
- a CDS encoding thymidine phosphorylase, whose amino-acid sequence MNPVELILKKRSGAELTPDEIGWLILSYSAGHIPEYQMSAFLMAVFFRGMTDRETVHLTRCMMESGVVLDLSDSPGIKVDKHSTGGVGDKVSIILAPMVAACGVPVPMISGRGLGHTGGTLDKLESIPGFSTQMGLDEYRAQLKRLGTVLIGQTRDLAPVDKELYGLRDVTGTVESIPLIAGSIMSKKLAEGIDALVLDVKSGKGAFMKTEADARQLAERLVSIGQGFGKTTVAWLTRMDEPLGWQVGNWLEIRECIDCLNGADGGDLMELTYLLGGTMLVLGGKAGTQQEGESLCREAIRSGKAMDVLIRVTEAQHGDSSYLKNPAKRGQAPVQVQVTADQEGYITGIDAGEVGMTGIMLKAGRMRKEDPIDPLTGMTLHRKTGESVKKGDALFTIHAASDDGLDSIISRLRNTVSIGHHQPEKRPLVIDRIDSTTLRPS is encoded by the coding sequence GTGAATCCTGTAGAACTGATCTTAAAAAAACGATCGGGTGCCGAACTGACCCCCGATGAAATCGGATGGCTGATTTTAAGCTATTCGGCCGGCCACATTCCTGAGTACCAGATGTCGGCCTTTCTGATGGCTGTCTTTTTCCGCGGAATGACCGATCGGGAAACGGTACATCTCACCCGATGCATGATGGAATCGGGAGTGGTTCTCGACCTGTCCGATTCCCCGGGCATCAAGGTTGATAAACACAGTACCGGTGGCGTGGGAGATAAAGTCTCCATCATACTTGCACCGATGGTGGCCGCCTGCGGGGTCCCTGTTCCCATGATTTCGGGTCGCGGATTGGGGCATACCGGCGGCACACTCGACAAACTGGAATCCATCCCCGGTTTTTCAACTCAGATGGGACTGGATGAATACCGGGCCCAGCTGAAACGCCTGGGAACCGTGCTGATCGGACAGACCCGCGATCTGGCCCCGGTTGATAAGGAATTGTACGGATTGCGCGACGTGACCGGAACGGTGGAATCGATCCCCCTGATTGCCGGTTCAATCATGTCGAAAAAATTGGCCGAAGGCATTGATGCGCTGGTTCTTGATGTGAAATCCGGCAAAGGTGCCTTCATGAAAACCGAAGCCGATGCCCGGCAACTGGCCGAACGGCTGGTTTCCATCGGTCAGGGCTTTGGAAAAACCACCGTTGCCTGGCTGACCCGGATGGATGAACCCCTCGGCTGGCAGGTCGGAAACTGGCTGGAAATCAGGGAATGCATCGACTGTCTCAATGGAGCCGATGGAGGGGACCTCATGGAACTCACTTACCTGCTGGGCGGAACAATGCTGGTCCTCGGCGGGAAAGCCGGAACTCAGCAGGAAGGTGAATCGTTATGCCGGGAAGCCATCCGGTCAGGGAAAGCCATGGACGTCCTGATTCGGGTTACCGAGGCGCAACACGGCGATTCATCCTATCTGAAAAATCCGGCAAAACGGGGTCAGGCCCCGGTACAGGTTCAGGTAACCGCCGACCAGGAAGGCTACATCACCGGAATCGATGCAGGAGAAGTGGGAATGACCGGCATCATGCTGAAAGCAGGCCGGATGAGGAAGGAAGACCCGATTGACCCGTTGACCGGAATGACCCTTCACAGGAAAACAGGTGAATCCGTTAAAAAAGGCGATGCGTTATTCACCATTCACGCCGCCAGTGATGACGGGCTCGATTCCATCATATCGCGGTTAAGAAACACAGTAAGCATTGGCCATCACCAACCGGAAAAACGACCGTTGGTGATCGATCGGATTGATTCAACAACATTGAGACCCTCATGA
- a CDS encoding outer membrane beta-barrel protein produces the protein MKHLLLPALFLLITGPLVGELRAQQSGADSLRQTYALLFERLKPDLQHTGLKLRFDAALQFPISRDIRIPEAKIMPGFGFNLGVGYGFTDYLSAYAGFISLSHSNEPVATINSEQAGFDGFHGAFRIKFNPYGRNQYYTELGVGIFELVDQQSDGFSGSGFSLTTGTERFLTREFTMGFSVQYRFSRFDQRIRQGTAEQINRSVHADMVMFSFTFIYTMPDEKTDRTL, from the coding sequence ATGAAACACCTGCTGCTTCCGGCCTTGTTTCTGCTGATCACGGGACCGTTGGTTGGCGAGTTGCGGGCCCAGCAATCGGGTGCGGATAGCCTGCGGCAAACCTATGCCCTGCTCTTTGAGCGTCTGAAACCCGATTTGCAGCACACGGGGCTGAAGCTGCGGTTCGATGCGGCTCTTCAGTTTCCCATCAGCCGGGATATCCGCATTCCCGAGGCGAAGATCATGCCTGGTTTTGGCTTTAACCTCGGCGTTGGTTATGGGTTTACCGATTACCTGTCGGCCTATGCCGGATTCATTTCACTGAGTCATTCAAACGAACCGGTGGCCACCATCAACAGCGAACAAGCGGGTTTTGATGGATTTCACGGTGCGTTCCGGATCAAATTCAATCCGTATGGACGCAATCAGTACTATACTGAACTTGGGGTCGGAATCTTTGAACTGGTCGATCAGCAGTCGGATGGATTCAGTGGCTCGGGATTTTCACTGACCACCGGAACCGAGCGGTTTCTGACCCGTGAATTTACCATGGGATTCTCGGTTCAGTACCGGTTTTCCCGGTTCGATCAGAGGATCCGGCAGGGAACCGCCGAGCAGATCAACAGATCGGTTCATGCCGATATGGTCATGTTTTCTTTCACATTTATTTATACCATGCCTGACGAAAAAACGGACAGAACCCTGTGA
- a CDS encoding orotate phosphoribosyltransferase, protein MTTQTDILDMFRSSGALLDGHFRLTSGKHSGQYFQCARVLQYPSHASTLCHAIADHYRPSNISLVIAPAIGGIVVGQETGRQLGVRTIFAERENGVMSMRRGFEIFPEDRILICEDVITTGGSVKEVMELIQPMGGTLVGIGSIVDRSNGKADFGIPYFSVMTLDAIAWQPDDCPLCKTNLPLVKPGSRVFK, encoded by the coding sequence ATGACAACACAAACCGACATTTTAGACATGTTCCGTTCCTCGGGCGCCTTGCTCGACGGACATTTCAGGCTCACCAGCGGAAAACACTCGGGCCAATACTTTCAATGTGCAAGGGTCCTTCAATACCCATCTCATGCCAGCACCCTTTGTCACGCCATTGCCGACCACTACCGGCCATCCAACATCAGTCTGGTGATTGCCCCTGCCATCGGCGGCATCGTGGTCGGGCAGGAAACCGGCCGTCAGCTGGGTGTGAGAACCATCTTTGCCGAACGCGAGAACGGCGTCATGTCCATGCGGCGGGGATTCGAGATTTTTCCGGAGGACCGGATTCTGATCTGTGAGGATGTCATCACCACCGGCGGTTCGGTGAAAGAAGTGATGGAACTGATTCAGCCGATGGGAGGAACGCTGGTGGGTATCGGCTCTATCGTGGACCGAAGCAACGGAAAGGCCGATTTTGGCATTCCGTACTTCTCGGTCATGACTCTCGATGCCATTGCCTGGCAACCCGATGACTGTCCGCTGTGCAAAACCAATCTGCCGTTGGTCAAACCCGGATCCCGGGTGTTTAAATAA
- the sfsA gene encoding DNA/RNA nuclease SfsA, translating into MKLHTFSEPLVTGEIIRRYQRFFIDIRLTDGEVITAHCVNTGSMASVYEPGRLAAVVPAPNPDRKLKWTLEAIHTGSVWVGVNTHRTNALAGTLIQSGPISETSGYTTFRPEVKAGSHHRMDWLATAANHPDLWIEVKNATLGDSDGRCSFPDAVTERGRQHLEVLMSLVQMGNKALMFYLVNRPDARVFSPADSVDPAYGSALRQAVRAGVQPVAARVAFSPAGYTFETTIPVDL; encoded by the coding sequence TTGAAGCTACACACTTTTTCTGAACCGCTGGTAACCGGTGAAATCATCCGCCGCTATCAGCGGTTTTTTATTGATATCCGGCTGACCGATGGAGAGGTCATTACCGCCCACTGTGTCAATACCGGCAGCATGGCCTCGGTCTATGAGCCCGGAAGACTGGCCGCGGTGGTTCCTGCCCCCAATCCGGACCGGAAACTGAAATGGACGCTGGAGGCCATCCACACCGGCTCGGTCTGGGTCGGCGTCAACACTCACCGGACCAATGCACTTGCCGGCACCTTGATTCAATCGGGACCGATCAGTGAAACAAGCGGGTACACCACGTTCCGACCCGAAGTCAAGGCCGGTTCCCATCACCGGATGGATTGGCTGGCCACCGCCGCAAACCACCCCGATCTGTGGATTGAAGTGAAGAATGCCACATTGGGTGATTCCGATGGACGGTGTTCCTTTCCCGATGCGGTGACCGAACGGGGACGCCAGCATCTGGAGGTTCTGATGAGCCTGGTTCAGATGGGAAATAAAGCCCTCATGTTCTATCTTGTGAACCGTCCGGATGCCCGGGTATTTTCCCCGGCAGACTCCGTTGATCCGGCTTACGGATCTGCCCTGCGGCAGGCAGTCAGGGCCGGCGTTCAGCCGGTCGCTGCCCGTGTGGCCTTTTCACCAGCCGGCTATACTTTTGAAACCACCATTCCTGTGGATTTATGA
- the priA gene encoding primosomal protein N', with amino-acid sequence MRLTVSLPIPVKSDFDYAPGAFGAFIRAGYRVLVPFGKRKVAGYVTAVSEGDESGLKSVESLLDDEPILTAEQLALARWMAGYYQASVGEVLQAFYPPDSSIRPIVKIRLLQPPDHELGWGDVVLSRFREKPEWNRSDLLKSLAGIPGAATHLTTLIRQKVLSEESRLQTRGTRVKTDFLKVKEPERLAGLSLRQGNLRRLRDYLIERQADFPEGFALKSLLKSFGLLRSRLDSWLQDGLVFLESRLVSAEEEPTEPLSPTYTLTQEQHTAVQAIRESVKSGEYKTFLLFGITGSGKTLVYIEALREALRQGKTGLILVPEIALTPQTVRRFEVVFGTRIGVLHSRRSPAERYREWRMILAGQHRIVIGPRSALFAPLPNLGIIIVDEEHDGSYKQNEPAPRYQARDTAVYRGFLNTCTVVLGSATPSFESYQHAQEGKYHLLLLKNRADTATLPTVQLPERKLTDRGPVWEIMKEAVGTRLAAGQSVIMLQNRRGYSHFLECRDCGWVPGCPHCSITLVWHRQGHHLRCHYCGYSSAIPSVCERCQSVDLKPVGAGTQQVEDVLSASFPGTTVIRMDQDTTSSKKAHTALLDQFRASAPAILLGTQMIAKGLDFHEVTLVGVLDADRGLHAPDFRATERTFQLLTQVAGRSGRGRIPGDVLIQTRDRDQPLFGDVIRHDFDAFFRSEIETRKELGYPPFRRLILFEVKARDAGLALTLATQLRETLSRSFPATDLRGPAEPVVGRISDWYRQQILLFLPRQVSVNKQVAPVIRSILETARSDWPSASRLIVDVDPA; translated from the coding sequence ATGCGACTGACTGTTTCCCTTCCCATTCCGGTAAAATCCGACTTTGACTATGCACCAGGTGCCTTTGGTGCATTCATCCGTGCCGGTTACCGGGTGTTGGTTCCTTTCGGAAAGCGAAAAGTTGCCGGGTATGTCACGGCGGTATCGGAGGGGGATGAAAGCGGACTGAAATCCGTGGAGTCTCTGCTGGATGATGAACCCATCCTGACCGCCGAGCAACTGGCCCTTGCCCGCTGGATGGCCGGCTACTATCAGGCCTCGGTCGGGGAAGTGCTTCAGGCATTTTACCCTCCCGACAGTTCCATCAGACCCATTGTTAAAATACGGTTGCTCCAGCCACCCGACCATGAGTTGGGCTGGGGAGATGTGGTTCTTTCCCGTTTCAGGGAAAAGCCAGAATGGAACCGGTCCGACCTGCTGAAATCCCTGGCCGGAATTCCCGGCGCCGCCACCCATCTGACCACGCTGATCAGACAGAAAGTCTTGTCTGAAGAATCCAGACTGCAGACCCGCGGAACGCGTGTAAAAACCGACTTTCTGAAAGTTAAAGAGCCGGAACGGCTGGCGGGTCTCTCCCTGCGGCAGGGGAATCTGCGCCGGCTGCGGGATTATCTGATTGAAAGGCAAGCCGACTTCCCGGAGGGATTTGCGCTGAAATCCCTTTTGAAATCCTTCGGACTTCTGCGGTCACGGCTGGACTCATGGCTACAGGATGGACTGGTTTTCCTTGAATCGCGGCTGGTTTCCGCAGAAGAGGAGCCAACCGAACCCCTTTCACCCACTTATACCTTAACTCAGGAACAACACACCGCCGTTCAGGCCATCCGGGAATCGGTGAAATCCGGTGAGTATAAAACCTTTCTTCTTTTTGGCATTACCGGATCGGGAAAAACGCTGGTGTACATCGAAGCGTTGCGCGAGGCCTTGCGGCAGGGAAAGACCGGACTGATTCTCGTTCCAGAAATTGCCCTGACCCCGCAGACCGTCCGGCGGTTTGAAGTGGTGTTCGGCACCCGGATCGGTGTGTTGCATTCACGCAGAAGTCCGGCCGAGCGCTACCGGGAGTGGCGTATGATTCTGGCGGGTCAGCACCGGATCGTCATCGGTCCGCGATCGGCCTTGTTTGCACCACTTCCCAATCTGGGAATCATCATTGTGGATGAAGAACATGACGGATCGTATAAACAGAATGAACCTGCTCCCCGGTATCAGGCACGGGATACAGCCGTTTACCGTGGATTTCTGAATACATGCACGGTGGTTCTGGGCAGCGCCACTCCCTCTTTTGAATCCTATCAGCATGCGCAGGAAGGAAAGTACCATCTGCTGTTGCTGAAGAACCGGGCCGATACGGCCACTTTACCCACCGTTCAATTACCGGAACGGAAGCTGACCGACCGGGGTCCTGTCTGGGAAATCATGAAGGAAGCCGTCGGGACCCGTCTGGCAGCCGGTCAGAGTGTGATCATGTTGCAGAACCGCCGGGGATATTCCCATTTTCTTGAATGTCGTGACTGCGGATGGGTTCCCGGCTGTCCGCATTGTTCAATCACCCTGGTCTGGCACCGGCAGGGACATCACCTTCGGTGCCATTATTGCGGCTACTCGTCGGCCATTCCGTCGGTTTGTGAACGCTGTCAATCGGTGGACCTGAAACCGGTCGGAGCCGGGACCCAGCAGGTTGAGGATGTATTATCGGCGTCCTTTCCGGGAACCACGGTGATCCGGATGGATCAGGATACCACCAGCAGTAAAAAAGCTCACACTGCTCTTCTCGATCAGTTCCGTGCCTCGGCTCCTGCCATTCTGCTGGGTACCCAGATGATTGCCAAGGGCCTCGATTTTCACGAAGTCACCCTCGTTGGAGTTCTCGATGCGGATCGCGGATTGCATGCACCCGATTTCAGGGCCACTGAGCGGACCTTTCAGTTACTGACTCAGGTTGCCGGTCGTTCCGGTCGCGGCCGGATCCCGGGGGATGTTCTGATTCAGACCAGAGACCGGGACCAGCCGTTATTCGGCGACGTGATCCGTCATGACTTTGATGCGTTTTTCAGGTCGGAAATAGAAACGAGGAAGGAATTGGGATATCCCCCCTTCCGCCGGCTGATTCTGTTCGAAGTAAAAGCCCGTGATGCCGGTCTGGCCCTTACACTGGCCACTCAGCTACGGGAGACCCTGAGCAGGTCCTTTCCAGCCACGGATCTGAGAGGACCAGCCGAACCGGTGGTGGGACGCATATCCGATTGGTACCGTCAGCAGATTCTTCTGTTTCTTCCCCGGCAGGTATCGGTCAACAAACAGGTGGCCCCGGTGATCCGGTCCATTCTGGAGACCGCCCGTTCAGACTGGCCATCGGCTTCCCGGCTGATCGTGGATGTGGATCCGGCATGA
- a CDS encoding DUF393 domain-containing protein, translated as MNPSRFELIIGYDGSCPLCNRFIRWVIRSDRKERIGISPLDGPAMRAVFSRHPQLAGTDSVVVVRSPGSEQETVETGPGAVLTVAGTLKGWWRLLLAGRWLPGSFNGWLYRIIARNRYLLVNNLPSCPLPDASIRSRLV; from the coding sequence GTGAATCCGTCCCGGTTTGAACTGATCATCGGCTATGATGGGTCCTGCCCGCTGTGCAACCGGTTCATCCGGTGGGTGATCCGGTCTGACCGGAAGGAAAGGATCGGAATCAGTCCGCTGGACGGACCGGCCATGAGAGCGGTTTTTTCACGCCATCCGCAATTGGCCGGAACCGATTCGGTGGTGGTGGTCCGGTCACCGGGTTCTGAGCAGGAAACCGTCGAAACCGGACCCGGGGCCGTGCTGACCGTGGCCGGGACATTAAAAGGCTGGTGGCGTTTGTTACTGGCCGGCCGGTGGCTTCCCGGTTCGTTTAACGGGTGGCTTTACCGGATCATTGCCCGGAACCGGTACCTGTTGGTTAACAATCTCCCCTCCTGTCCTTTGCCTGATGCTTCAATCAGAAGCCGGTTGGTTTAG
- a CDS encoding rhomboid family intramembrane serine protease has protein sequence MSYREPYNPFGGGFTYMPPVIKNLLIINVAVFIITDILAIREVRNYILMLFALWGVDTPYFWPWQLVSYMFLHGGFFHILFNMFGLWMFGVELENYWGSKRFLSFYLITGIGAGVIQLIVQALSGSGAPTVGASGAVYGVLLAFGMMFPNRIIFFSFLIPIQAKYFVIIYGAIELVSGLTRSGSNVAHFAHLGGMLFGFFLIKYWQKGGDFSRWWKQFIASVNQPAGAPKKGPTPIYNMPGTGKSDTKPSSGEAKSDAQRLDEILDKIAEGGYAALTAEEKEFLFTYSRKR, from the coding sequence ATGAGTTACCGAGAACCGTATAATCCCTTTGGTGGCGGATTCACCTACATGCCCCCGGTGATCAAAAACCTGCTGATCATCAACGTGGCTGTCTTTATCATCACCGACATTCTGGCGATCAGGGAAGTCCGGAATTACATCCTGATGCTGTTTGCCCTCTGGGGAGTCGACACCCCCTATTTCTGGCCGTGGCAACTGGTGTCCTACATGTTTCTGCACGGTGGTTTCTTTCACATTCTCTTCAACATGTTTGGACTCTGGATGTTTGGGGTGGAACTGGAAAATTACTGGGGAAGTAAACGGTTTCTTTCCTTTTATCTGATCACTGGTATCGGGGCCGGCGTCATCCAGCTGATTGTGCAGGCACTCTCGGGCTCAGGTGCGCCAACGGTGGGAGCCTCGGGTGCTGTCTATGGCGTCTTGCTGGCCTTCGGGATGATGTTCCCGAACCGTATCATCTTTTTCTCCTTTCTGATACCCATTCAGGCCAAGTATTTTGTGATCATTTACGGAGCCATTGAACTTGTCAGCGGACTGACCCGATCCGGGTCGAATGTGGCGCATTTTGCGCATCTCGGAGGAATGTTATTCGGGTTCTTCCTGATAAAATACTGGCAGAAGGGCGGCGATTTCAGTCGGTGGTGGAAACAGTTCATCGCCTCGGTCAATCAACCGGCCGGTGCGCCTAAAAAGGGACCAACCCCGATTTATAACATGCCTGGCACCGGAAAATCCGACACCAAACCTTCCTCAGGTGAGGCGAAGTCCGATGCGCAGCGCCTCGATGAAATTCTCGACAAGATTGCCGAGGGTGGGTATGCCGCCCTGACAGCCGAGGAAAAGGAATTTCTCTTTACCTATTCACGAAAACGGTGA
- a CDS encoding phosphoglycerate kinase, translating to MKLALNDLNLKGKKVLVRVDFNVPLDENLKITDDRRIAESLPTIRKILSSGGSAILMSHLGRPKEKKDLKYSLKPVQEHLSKLLGQPVIWADDCLGDDAKTKAAALKPGEVMLLENLRFYKQEEGNDPEFAKTLASYGDVYVNDAFGTAHRAHASTEGVTHYLKQCAAGYLIEKELKYLGDAVEKPVRPFVAILGGSKISGKIDVIQNLFDKVDTIFVGGGMIFTFYKAMGLKVGKSLVEEDKIELAKNLLDTAKAKGKTLLLPVDVVVADEFKNEANHKVVKYTEIPDGWMGLDIGPETIKAVQKVLSDAKTVVWNGPAGVFEMPNYAKGTFAIAQALADITAKGAVTIIGGGDSAAAIAEAKLDSKVTHVSTGGGASLEFLEGKVLPGVAALTEK from the coding sequence ATGAAACTGGCGTTGAATGATCTGAACCTGAAGGGAAAAAAGGTTCTGGTCCGGGTGGATTTTAATGTTCCGCTCGATGAAAACCTGAAAATCACCGACGATCGCCGCATTGCGGAATCACTTCCGACGATCAGAAAGATTCTGAGTTCGGGTGGTTCGGCCATTCTGATGAGCCATCTGGGTCGCCCGAAGGAAAAAAAGGATCTGAAATACAGTCTCAAACCCGTTCAGGAGCATTTAAGCAAGCTGCTGGGTCAGCCGGTGATCTGGGCCGATGACTGCCTGGGTGATGATGCGAAAACCAAAGCAGCCGCCCTAAAACCCGGCGAGGTTATGTTGCTCGAAAACCTGCGGTTCTACAAACAGGAAGAAGGAAACGATCCTGAATTCGCCAAAACCCTTGCTTCCTATGGCGACGTGTACGTAAACGATGCCTTCGGAACGGCGCACCGCGCCCATGCTTCAACCGAAGGGGTAACGCATTACCTGAAACAGTGCGCCGCCGGTTACCTGATCGAGAAAGAACTGAAATATCTGGGCGATGCCGTTGAAAAACCCGTCCGGCCGTTTGTAGCCATCCTCGGTGGCTCGAAAATTTCGGGCAAGATCGATGTGATTCAGAACCTGTTCGACAAGGTTGACACCATTTTTGTCGGCGGTGGAATGATTTTCACCTTCTACAAAGCCATGGGGCTTAAAGTTGGAAAATCGCTGGTGGAAGAGGACAAGATTGAATTGGCCAAAAATCTGCTCGATACCGCCAAAGCCAAGGGCAAGACCCTGTTACTGCCGGTTGATGTGGTTGTGGCCGATGAATTTAAGAACGAAGCCAATCACAAAGTGGTAAAATACACCGAAATCCCCGATGGATGGATGGGACTTGATATCGGTCCTGAGACCATCAAAGCGGTTCAGAAAGTTCTTTCCGATGCCAAAACAGTGGTTTGGAACGGACCCGCCGGTGTGTTTGAAATGCCGAATTATGCAAAAGGAACCTTTGCCATTGCCCAGGCGCTGGCCGACATCACCGCTAAAGGTGCTGTTACCATTATCGGTGGCGGTGACAGCGCAGCTGCCATTGCCGAAGCCAAACTGGACAGCAAGGTGACTCACGTATCGACCGGTGGCGGAGCCTCGCTCGAATTCCTGGAAGGAAAGGTTCTTCCAGGCGTTGCAGCCCTGACCGAAAAGTAA
- a CDS encoding flavin reductase family protein, whose amino-acid sequence MIIDPKTLSQQEAYKLLIGSVVPRPIAFVSTRHPNGILNLAPYSFFTVGASMPPTLIFCPTRRSADGSKKDTLINIEQTGEYVINVVSESFVKEMNQTSAEVAPGVDEFELSGLTPAPSVTVRAPRVAESPVSFECKLKTLVPVGNDGPGGGTVVIGEVQMIHVSDPIISNFRLDLHQIRPVGRLAGNFYCRVTDLFEIPRP is encoded by the coding sequence ATGATCATCGACCCCAAAACCCTTTCTCAGCAGGAAGCCTACAAACTTCTGATCGGCAGTGTGGTTCCGCGCCCCATCGCCTTTGTTTCCACCCGACACCCGAATGGAATTCTGAATCTGGCCCCTTACTCCTTTTTCACAGTCGGGGCTTCCATGCCGCCCACCCTGATCTTCTGTCCGACCCGGCGCAGTGCCGATGGTTCCAAAAAGGACACGCTTATTAATATTGAGCAGACGGGTGAGTATGTGATCAATGTGGTGTCGGAATCCTTTGTGAAGGAAATGAACCAGACCTCGGCCGAAGTGGCTCCCGGTGTCGATGAATTCGAGTTATCAGGTCTCACCCCGGCTCCCTCGGTGACCGTCCGAGCCCCCCGGGTGGCCGAATCACCGGTCAGCTTTGAGTGCAAACTGAAAACCCTGGTTCCGGTAGGGAATGACGGGCCCGGCGGCGGAACGGTGGTGATCGGTGAAGTGCAGATGATTCATGTATCCGATCCGATTATCAGCAATTTCCGGCTGGATCTTCATCAGATCCGTCCGGTGGGTCGTCTGGCCGGCAACTTTTACTGCAGGGTCACCGATCTGTTCGAGATTCCCCGACCCTGA
- a CDS encoding Nif3-like dinuclear metal center hexameric protein: MTGIRDVLKFLNDWIPEQIGMPGDRIGLQVGDPDQPVTGILLCLDVTAPVIEEAIRTRSNLIIAHHPFLFNPISRLNSTSPRATIIRNCLVHHLTIVAAHTNLDFIFGGVSTVLAGQLGLSGIRILDPGKGQTRKLEVYIPEGAVDQVQRALSEAGAGRIGHYTNCAFRSAGTGTFLGDEHSNPTIGTAGVPETVQEIRLEMVYPVWKESAVTEALRRSHPYETPAYQILATGNDSTDTGAGAIGTLPSPVTLADFARQIKDTLPSAGLRYAGNPDQKIQTVAVCGGAGSDLIGKARQAGADCLVTADLKYHQFFESDDRFGLIDAGHYETESVVLEPLKSTLTRAFPGLPVQVTTINTNPVMTIK; the protein is encoded by the coding sequence ATGACCGGAATACGAGATGTCCTTAAGTTTCTGAATGACTGGATTCCCGAGCAGATCGGGATGCCAGGTGACCGGATCGGCCTTCAGGTCGGCGATCCGGATCAACCGGTAACGGGAATCCTGCTCTGTCTGGATGTCACCGCACCGGTAATTGAGGAAGCCATCCGGACCCGTTCAAATCTGATTATCGCCCACCACCCCTTCCTGTTCAACCCGATTTCCCGACTCAACTCCACCTCCCCCCGCGCCACCATCATCCGGAATTGTCTGGTTCACCATCTGACCATTGTCGCCGCCCACACCAATCTCGATTTTATCTTCGGCGGGGTTTCGACTGTTCTGGCCGGGCAACTCGGACTCTCCGGAATCAGAATACTGGATCCCGGAAAGGGGCAGACCCGGAAACTGGAGGTTTACATTCCTGAAGGTGCTGTGGACCAGGTTCAGCGGGCCCTTTCAGAGGCAGGTGCAGGACGGATCGGTCACTATACAAACTGTGCCTTCCGGTCAGCGGGCACAGGAACCTTTCTCGGAGATGAGCACAGCAACCCAACCATCGGTACCGCCGGGGTACCCGAAACGGTTCAGGAAATCCGGCTTGAAATGGTTTATCCGGTCTGGAAAGAATCTGCTGTAACAGAAGCTCTGCGGCGGTCCCATCCCTATGAAACACCAGCTTATCAGATTCTGGCCACCGGTAATGATTCAACCGATACGGGTGCAGGAGCCATCGGCACGCTGCCCTCGCCGGTTACCCTGGCTGATTTTGCCCGGCAGATTAAGGACACCCTGCCATCGGCGGGATTAAGGTATGCAGGAAATCCCGATCAGAAAATACAAACGGTCGCAGTTTGCGGCGGGGCCGGTTCGGACCTGATTGGCAAAGCCCGTCAGGCGGGTGCAGACTGTCTGGTGACGGCCGACCTGAAATACCATCAGTTTTTTGAATCGGACGACCGTTTCGGTCTGATCGATGCCGGACATTACGAAACCGAATCGGTGGTTTTAGAACCACTGAAATCCACCCTGACCAGGGCTTTTCCTGGTTTGCCGGTGCAGGTAACAACGATTAACACCAATCCAGTCATGACAATCAAGTAA